In Cyanobacteria bacterium QS_8_64_29, the following are encoded in one genomic region:
- a CDS encoding ABC transporter ATP-binding protein — translation MSDTVIEFRNLQVRFETDAGTVTAADGIDLTLERGQTLGLVGESGSGKSVTSLAIAGLLDRPGRVAAGEIWFRSTPESEPVDLLRLGEERRRRYRGSRIGTIFQDPMSALNPVLTVGVQLVEAIRQHRSVSKAEARRQAMRDLQEVQLLPSDAQLRERYIAEWGQPADERALDRYCNQQKRAMLARYPHQLSGGQLQRVTIAMAIACNPSLLIADEPTTALDVTVEDSILKLLRQLCQQRGMSMIFITHDLRAIAEVADTVAVMYRGVIVESGALERIFTHPSHPYTQGLLACIPRLERQVQYLPTIADFMRPERDATPGAAAPAPPSGEAATAADGDRAASAGPLLSVQALQVGFAQRGIWGATQRYFMAVQGVSFSVQAGETLGLVGESGCGKSTLARTILRLIEPLHGRIAFEGQDITRLRGRRLQRLRRRMQIVFQNPYSSLNPRLPIGKAIAEPLAIHGSERTPHQRRTRVARLLERVDLSPSWMDRYPHEFSGGQRQRICIARALALNPSLIVCDEAVSALDVSVQAQVLNLLKTLQADLGLTYIFISHDLSVVKFLSDRIMVMNQGQIAEIGPAEQVYRQPSSDYTRRLIDAIPRGRGQLVESAATPDG, via the coding sequence ATGAGCGATACCGTTATTGAGTTTCGCAACCTGCAGGTCCGGTTTGAAACGGACGCAGGGACGGTTACCGCCGCAGACGGCATTGACTTGACGCTCGAGCGCGGTCAGACCCTGGGCTTGGTAGGCGAGTCGGGTTCGGGCAAATCGGTCACTTCATTGGCGATCGCGGGCTTGCTCGATCGCCCGGGCCGGGTTGCTGCCGGCGAGATTTGGTTCCGGTCCACCCCCGAGAGCGAGCCAGTGGATCTGCTCCGACTGGGCGAGGAACGGCGGCGGCGGTACCGCGGCAGCCGCATCGGCACCATCTTTCAGGATCCCATGAGCGCGCTCAACCCGGTCTTGACCGTTGGGGTCCAGCTGGTCGAGGCCATCCGCCAGCACCGTTCCGTTTCTAAGGCCGAAGCCCGGCGGCAGGCCATGCGCGACCTCCAAGAGGTGCAGCTATTGCCCAGCGACGCGCAGCTGCGCGAGCGCTACATCGCCGAGTGGGGCCAGCCCGCCGACGAGCGGGCCCTGGATCGCTACTGCAACCAGCAAAAGCGCGCCATGCTGGCGCGCTACCCCCACCAACTCTCGGGCGGGCAGCTGCAGCGGGTCACCATCGCCATGGCCATTGCCTGCAATCCCAGCTTGCTGATCGCCGACGAGCCCACTACAGCCCTCGATGTCACCGTGGAGGACAGCATCCTGAAACTGCTGCGGCAGCTGTGCCAGCAGCGCGGGATGTCGATGATTTTCATCACCCACGACCTGCGCGCGATCGCCGAGGTGGCCGATACCGTGGCCGTTATGTATCGCGGCGTGATCGTGGAGTCGGGCGCGCTCGAGCGCATCTTTACCCACCCCTCGCATCCCTACACGCAGGGGCTGTTGGCCTGCATCCCGCGCCTGGAGCGGCAAGTGCAGTACTTGCCCACCATTGCGGATTTCATGCGCCCGGAGCGCGACGCCACCCCTGGCGCTGCAGCGCCGGCACCCCCCTCGGGCGAGGCCGCGACTGCCGCCGATGGCGACAGGGCCGCGAGCGCGGGGCCGCTACTATCGGTGCAGGCGTTGCAAGTGGGTTTTGCCCAGCGCGGCATCTGGGGCGCGACCCAGCGGTACTTCATGGCCGTCCAAGGCGTCTCGTTTTCGGTCCAGGCGGGCGAGACCCTGGGCCTGGTGGGCGAGTCGGGTTGCGGCAAGTCCACGCTCGCGCGCACCATCTTGCGCCTGATTGAGCCGCTCCACGGCCGGATCGCATTTGAGGGGCAAGACATTACCCGCCTGCGGGGGCGACGGCTGCAGCGACTGCGCCGCCGCATGCAGATCGTGTTCCAGAATCCTTACAGCTCGCTCAACCCGCGCTTGCCCATCGGCAAAGCGATCGCCGAGCCACTGGCGATCCACGGCAGCGAGCGCACGCCCCACCAGCGCCGCACACGCGTTGCCCGACTGCTAGAGCGGGTGGATCTGAGCCCGAGCTGGATGGACCGCTACCCGCACGAGTTCTCCGGCGGTCAGCGCCAGCGCATTTGCATTGCGCGGGCGCTGGCCCTCAACCCCAGCTTGATTGTCTGCGATGAAGCTGTCTCGGCGCTCGATGTCTCGGTGCAGGCACAGGTGCTGAACTTGCTCAAAACCCTGCAAGCCGATCTGGGGCTAACCTACATTTTCATCTCGCACGACCTCAGCGTGGTCAAGTTCCTCAGCGATCGCATCATGGTCATGAACCAGGGCCAGATTGCCGAGATTGGCCCGGCCGAGCAGGTGTATCGCCAGCCAAGTTCCGACTACACGCGCCGCCTGATTGATGCCATTCCGCGCGGGCGGGGTCAGCTGGTCGAGAGTGCCGCCACCCCCGATGGTTAG
- a CDS encoding glycosyltransferase: protein MPPTPEPTAVLGLPVHLCSDYASWLRSRIEQGRGAHVVTLNAEMAVQSQHDAQLRQAIQQADLVVPDGSGLVGYLRWHHQRQHRCPGIELAAELLASVEERQGEVACYGGAPGVVDGAARAWQRQLPSLSVLTAHGYLSAQAERAFCERLQARQPQLILVGLGSPRQEQWIARNRALCPNAVWIGVGGSFDVWAGTKARAPAWFRKHHLEWLYRFYQEPRRWRRMLTLPQFAWQTLRGR from the coding sequence ATGCCACCTACCCCCGAGCCCACCGCTGTTTTGGGACTGCCCGTGCATTTGTGCTCGGACTATGCCAGTTGGCTGCGATCGCGCATCGAGCAAGGCCGAGGCGCGCACGTGGTAACCCTCAACGCCGAGATGGCAGTTCAGAGCCAGCACGATGCGCAGCTGCGGCAGGCCATCCAGCAAGCCGATTTGGTCGTGCCGGACGGTTCGGGGTTGGTGGGCTATCTGCGCTGGCACCACCAGCGGCAGCACCGCTGCCCGGGGATCGAGCTAGCGGCCGAGTTGCTGGCAAGTGTGGAAGAGCGCCAGGGGGAAGTCGCTTGCTATGGGGGCGCGCCGGGCGTGGTCGATGGGGCCGCTCGGGCCTGGCAACGACAGCTCCCCAGTCTCTCGGTCCTGACCGCCCACGGCTACCTATCTGCCCAAGCCGAGCGGGCGTTTTGCGAGCGGCTCCAAGCCCGGCAACCCCAGCTGATTCTGGTGGGGCTGGGCTCGCCACGCCAGGAGCAATGGATCGCCCGCAACCGCGCGCTTTGCCCGAACGCGGTCTGGATAGGCGTGGGCGGCAGTTTCGATGTTTGGGCTGGCACTAAAGCGCGCGCGCCAGCTTGGTTTCGCAAGCACCACCTGGAGTGGCTCTACCGCTTCTACCAGGAACCGCGGCGTTGGCGCCGCATGCTGACGCTGCCCCAATTCGCCTGGCAGACCCTGCGCGGCCGCTAA